In Miscanthus floridulus cultivar M001 chromosome 5, ASM1932011v1, whole genome shotgun sequence, one genomic interval encodes:
- the LOC136454271 gene encoding aquaporin TIP4-3-like, translated as MAGPIHTYGHACDTGGTTKGSNAGGALTAVALVVSVIATAGLHISGGHVNPAVTLSLAVGGHITLFHSSLYIATQMLCSSAACFLSTNFLLRWLTGGLGTPVHVLAEGVGPVQGVVAETVFTFRLVFVIYATILDARKLHLGAGPLLTGLLVGVNSIAGAVLSGASMNPARSFGPAVPTGVWTHHWVYWVGPLAVVVYECSFMAAARTHDLLPQDDDP; from the exons ATGGCCGGTCCAATCCATACATACGGACATGCATGTGATACAGGAGGGACGACGAAGGGTAGCAATGCCGGAGGCGCCCTGACGGCGGTGGCGCTGGTGGTGTCAGTGATCGCGACGGCGGGGCTCCACATCTCCGGCGGCCACGTCAACCCGGCCGTGACGCTGTCGCTGGCCGTCGGCGGCCACATCACGCTGTTCCATTCCTCCCTGTACATCGCCACCCAAATGCTGTGCTCCTCCGCGGCGTGCTTCCT atcaactaacttcCTGCTCAGGTGGCTCACCGGCGGGCTGGGCACCCCGGTGCACGTGCTGGCGGAGGGCGTGGGCCCCGTGCAGGGCGTGGTGGCGGAGACCGTCTTCACCTTCCGCCTCGTCTTCGTCATCTATGCCACCATCCTCGACGCGCGGAAGCTGCACCTGGGCGCCGGCCCGCTGCTCACCGGCCTCCTCGTCGGGGTCAACTCCATCGCCGGCGCCGTCCTATCCGGTGCATCCATGAACCCGGCCAGGTCGTTCGGGCCCGCCGTCCCCACGGGCGTCTGGACGCACCACTGGGTGTACTGGGTCGGCCCGCTCGCCGTGGTCGTGTACGAGTGCAGCTTCATGGCGGCCGCTCGCACGCACGACCTGCTGCCCCAGGACGACGACCCATGA